TATTCTTCAGGCTCCCTTTGTAAAGAATCCTTCTCGGGCCAAGTTCCTTCTACGTCTCTCATGCCGCTCACTCCATTTTGGACTCTGCTTCAGTCCTCTGTCCCGGTCCTCCAACCTCCCTTGCCTTTGGAAATGCCTCCGCCGCCTCCGCCCCCCCCAGACTCGCCCCCACcacctccaccaccaccaccacccccaccACCTGGAGAAGATGGGGAGATCCAGGAAGTGGAGATGGAAGATGAGGGGGGCGAGGAGCCACCTGCCCCAGGAACAGAGGAAGATGCTCCCCTGAAGTCCCTGGTGcgccctgctgccagcagcagccaggtgaGCAGTGAAGCCAGGATGCCAGTGATTCCAGAGTGTGAGACTCTGGGAAATGGGTGTGCAATAAACCTCCTGGCTCAACACTCACCTTGGCACTCTCTTCCAGGCCACTGTCGATCCGAGCCCAGCCCCGCTGCTCTCGGCTAAGccacagaaaaggaaagcagtggAGATGAGCCCAGGGCTGATGCAGCGCACGGCCACCATTGGCAGCTGCCCTGTCATCTACAGCCAGCCCCTGATGGCCACGGGCAAGTACCAGCCATCAGCTGTGCCCTTGGCCTCCCTGAGGCCACGCCAGCGCCTCCAGAGCGAGATCCAGGGACGCCCCAACCTCCGCATGGCTCCAGGCCATGCTGGCCCTCAGCCCACAGCGCTGGGCCTACAGTCCAGCTACTTGGGTGTGACGGGACCTACTGCACCTTCCATGATGGGATACTCGGAGTGCACCGTGCCCGTCAGCCTGGCCAGCACGGCCACCGCGCAGCCGGCACCAGCACGGGGAGCCCTGCCAGCCACGGGTGCTGCACCTGAGCAGCCACCACCCCCACCACCCCCACAGACACCCCCACCACCCACCCCCAAGGCACCACCAcctccagagaaggaaaagccaagGAAGGGGCGCAAGGACAAGGTAGGATGGATGGGTGGTCCCACACCAACACtgttccttccctcctccctttcccagccacGCTCACCACTCTTACTTTTGTGGCACAGAGCAAGAAGGGCAAGACAAAGATGCCATCACTGGTGAAGAAATGGCAAAGTATCCAGCGGGAGCTGGATGAGGAGGAGAATTCCAGCTCCAGCGAGGAGGACCGGGAGACCACAGCCCAGCGGCGCATCGAGGagtggaagcagcagcagctgatgagGTACAGACCCCAGGGGCTGGCACCAGCATATTTCCTGGTCCTTTGTAAAGGTGGGGGATATATGAGAGGGCCAGCTGGGTGCTGACGTCCCGCTTTATCCCTGCAGTGGCATGGCTGAGAGGAATGCCAACTTCGAGGCACTGCCAGAGGACTGGCGCTCACGGCTGAAGCGGAGGAAAACAGCCTCGAGCACGTGAGGCATGCAGTGCCGTGCCCAcctcttgggatttttttgttttgtttttttttacagatgtACAGTTCCTTTGACCATTGTCCAATAAATTGTAGCAATTTGGGAAGTGCCATCTCATTGATGCTGCTGAGGGTGGGTGGTATAGATGGGGATGGGGAGCACAACAGAACCCAGTAAtccacaaattaaaatattagaagTTGGATGGACGTGTGGATTGTGGAGGGCAGGAAGACTCTGGAGAGGAAACTAGGCGGGCTGGATTGAAGGGCTGACACTAAAGGTGTGAGTGTAAAGGCCACGTGCCAGGTCTTCCACTTGGGTCACACAAAGCCTGCAGAATGCTCCAGTCTGAGGGAAGAGAGGCTGGAGAGATGGGAAaagccctgggggtgctggtgagaGGAGCCGAACATGAACCCAGCTGGGCAAAAGGCGATGACACGTGGGCCGTGCTAGCACTGGTGTGGCCACAGGCACATCTGCTGTTACGGCACTGCTGGgccacctccagccctgcagacagaTCTGGAGCCCTCATGGCAAGAGAGCAGCTGTCCAAAGAAGGGAATGGAGTGGGAgaggggtctggagcacaaggaGGAGCAAGACGGGGGTGGGACTTGGCTTGGAggaaaggaagctcaggggggACCTGTCTCCATAACTCCCgggaggagggtgcagccaggtgaTGTGTCAGACTCTCCCTGCCAACAAGGGATAGGACAGCCTCAAGCTCTGCCAGGAGAAGTTGAGGCTGGACATGAGGAGTGGTGTCAGCCATCAGAATGGACTGCTGAGCAATGTTgagtccccagccctggaggtgtccaaggaatggtGTTCAAGGatatggcactcagtgctctggtctgGGTGACAAAGTGGGTATTAGTCCGAGGCTGGGCTCAACGATCctagaggtattttccaaccttaatgactGTGAAATCCCCCTggctcctttcccagctctgctccaggactGCCCTGTTCCTCCCTGTAGCTCAGCAACCATGTGTCAGCCGAGAAGTGACACTGCCAGTGCTGTTCCGGCTCTCCCGGAGCTCTCACAGCCATGGAGCCCGCAGGGCGCcgtgctgcccagggaggggagggggctccGGGGGGATTTGGTGGGGGTCAGGTCCTGAAGCCCTACGACAGCTTCATCCGCACCCACCTGCGCTTCTATGGCTACTTCCAAGGTGAGCTCTGGCCGCTGTGcggtgtcccctcctgtccctgggctgtgtcccctgcccccTGGCTGCAGTGCTGTTGTCCCCAAGACAAGAAGACGGGCAGGGAAGAGACTGCCACATCTGCGGGGGAACCTTCCAGGCAGTATCCCAAGGCACCCACCATGGGCAACACCGGCCCTGGCTGGCAGCGAGGTCCTGGGCACAAGCCAAATCGTGAGTAAAACCCTACAGCCCTTCACAGCCACCCAGCACAGtgtcctcccagcacagcaagtgTGGGGACAGgatctctcccagtccctgccttGGTTTTGGGGGATGCCCCTACCCCAACCACACTGGAGacccccagcccttcccagtgcTCTTGCAGCCCCCAGGGTGGTGGAGCAGATCCCCCACTAGGGCAGACTCGCCCCCTCAACAAAGCCCTGGATGTCTCCAGAACCACAGGCTCCattctccctccctgctccccgcTGGCCTGTGGAGTGTGAAGTCATTCAGGACACGATTCAGCACATTGGTGAGGGGATACTCCCAGCTGTCCCCCTGCCTCACCCCTGTGCCAGACCCCTGTTGTGTGTATGGCATTTGTCTGTGTTCTCCCCTCTCCCAGAGTGGGTGCCCCCCAACCCGGAGCCCTTCTGCCCACCCATGGGCCCGGAGCAGCCCATGTACACTCTTGGTGAGGACCAGGGCACCATTGTCTACCACTCCAGCCCAGGTAACggagcacaggcagcacccCTGTGtgcctctgctctccccaggcccccATCACTGTCCCTGCTTCCCCACAGTGCTCCAAGGCTCCAGCTTTACCCGTGCTCGGGTTGGGGGGGCCCCGGGGCCACTCTCATCACCAGCAGCTCCCTTGGAGGGTCCACAGGACACCACACTGCTCTTTGAGTCCCGCTTTGAGAGCGGGAACCTCCAGAAAGCCATCAAGGTGTAAGAGAGAGGCTGGGGGGCGTGGGGTCTCTTGTGTCAGGCCTGGATCTGGAGCATGGCCCTTCCCTCCACACAGGGGACCCTACGAGTACGTGCTGATGCTGCGGCCGGACCTGTACACAGCCAAACACACACAGTGGTTCTACTTCCGTGTCCAAAACACGCGGCAGGACCCGCTCTACCGCTTCACCATCGCCAACATGGCCAAGCCCAAGAGCCTCTACGGCCAGGGCCTGCAGCCACTGCTCTACTCCcagcaggatgcccagagcCGTGGCATAGGCTGGCGCCGGGTCGGGACCGACATCCACTACTGCCGTGGCAGTGCGGGGGAGCCGCCCCTGTTCCGGCTCAGCTGGACAGTGCGCTTCCCACACGATGGAGACACGTGCTTCTTTGCCGCCTGCTACCCCTACACCTACTCGGACCTGCAGCGCTACCTGTGTGCGCTGGCAGCCGACCCGGCGCGCTCGCGGTACTGCACGGTGCAGAAGCTGTGCCGCAGCCTGGCCGGCAACAGCGTGTACCTGCTGACCATCACCAGCCCAGGCGGCACGGCCGGCAAGCGGGCAGTGGTGGTGAGCGCCCGCGTGCACCCTGGAGAGAGCGGCGCCTCCTGGGCCATGAGAGGATTCCTCGATTTCCTCCTTAGCGCCCATGCGGATGCGCAGCTCCTGCGCCGCCTCTTCGTCTTCAAGGTGGTGCCGATGCTCAACCCCGATGGGGTGGTGGTGGGCAACTCCCGCTGCTCCCTGGCAGGACGGGATCCCAATAGGGCTTACGGGATGGCGCTTCCTGGCTCTTTCCCCGGCGTGTGGCACCTGCGGGCCATGGTGAAGAGGTGAGGCGGGCGTGGGGAGCCAGTGGGATGGGGCCGCTCCTGTGGCGGTGCTGGTGGCCATATCCTGATGCATGCagggtgctggcagagcaggaggtggTGCTATACTGCGACTTCCATGGACACAGCCGGAAGAACAACGTCTTCATGTACGGCTGCGATGCCAGTGGGGACGGCACCGGGACACGGCTGCACCAGCGCGTGTTCCCCCTCATGCTGAGCAAAAACGCCCCTGACAAGGTGGGACATGGATGCCTCAGAGCGACCTGTTGCAGTGACAGTGGGAAGACAGCCACAGTGCTGCTTCCCAAGCTGTCCCTGTGGGGTTGGGACCCCTCTGACCCTGGGGCCCCCCAGTTCTCTTTCTCCAGCTGCAAGTTCCAGgtgcagaaaagcaaagagcGGACAGGCCGGGTCTCCATGTGGCGCCTGGGTGTCTCCCACAGCTACACCCTAGAGGTGGCTTTCAGTGGCTCCACACTGGGTGAGGGGTTGCCACAGCCATGGGGATGGTGCCGGGGGATGGTGCTGGGTTGGGAAGCTGCCCTcgtttccttttccctgtcacCTCCAGGTGGAAGGAGGTCCCACTTTAGCATGGAGGACCTGGAGTCACTGGGTCGCCTCCTCTGTGACACCCTGCTCGACTTCTGCGACCCTGCACCCCGCAAGGTGGGCTTGCACCTGGTCCAGGGTGCCCTGGTGCCGTGGGACCACggtgacactgtgacactggCACTGTccctcagctccagcagtgcctggtggaggcagatgtgctgctgcagcagcagatgggtcttgagccaggctctggaggcagctggagcaATGTGTCCCCCTCAGAGCTTGAGTCCAGGTATGTCATCCCCTGTCAGCCCTTGTCACCCCGTGGTGCCACAGGGGGTGAAGATGGTTCTTTCCCCTTGCAGCACCAGTGGTTCCGATAGCTCCATGTCCGATGGGATCCCAAATGACTTCCACAGCCCTGACCGGCTGGTGAgtccctgtgtgccactgaTTTTGAGGTGGGAGGGACACAGAGCCAGGGTGGAACAAGGTGACAGAGGGTGCAGAAATCCCAGTGCCATGTTACCACCCGGAACAGATGGAGTCACACAGGAGGAAGCGGCTGCAGAGACGGCGAGCAAGGAATGGCCTGCGCCGAACCAACCGGAGCCACACCAGCATCCCAGTGAGCCTGGAGCCACCACAGTCCATCCAGGCCCTGATGGGACAGTCCTGCAGGGACACTtattcccagtgctgtcccaccCCTCAAGCTGGTCTGACCCCTCTTCTCTGCCCCCCAGGCTGGGACTTGCAGGCATCCAATTCTTCCTGGTGTCCAGAACGGAGGTGGCAGTGCGGGAGAGAAGCCCAGAGCCAGCTCCAATATCACTtttcccagggcagctggagcagggaatggccGCTGTGCCACCATGGGAAGGCATCAGCTGGACAGTGGCACAAGTGCTGTGACACACCGCAAGCCACAACTGAGCCCCTGCCACCATGGTGCCACCAGTGGCTACTCCTGGGATCCAGCCATGGGAGCAATCCTGGGGCCATCCTGGCAGCGGGGCAGGCGCAggcccagggacaggacacatcCCCTCACTGTCCCTGCAGTGGTCTCAcgctgctgtgcctgtgctcgGCAGTAAAGATGCTGCCATCTCCATGTCTGTGTCTGGTTCTGCCTGTTGTCACTGTGATGTCCCCTCAGGGGTCCCCTTGTCCCCGAGCATGGACAGACACTTGCTGGCACCAACCCCAAGACACCATGGTGTCAGCCTATCTATGCCTGTGGTGTTACCTTAGACCCTGTCACCAGGGTGTCACCTCTATTGCATGGTGTCACATCAACCCTACCACCATGGTGTCACCTTGGGCTCTAGGGATGTGGTGTCGCTAACTTCTTGCCACCCCGGTGTCCCCTAAGCGCTGTCACCACTGTGTCCCCACAGGCCCCGTGGGTCCCCCAGTCCCGCAGGCCCCGTTGCCATGGCAACACGCCAGCGGCGCTGCCGGTTGTTTCCATAGCAGCCGCTACACTCCCCAGGCGCCCCCCAGCGGCCGGAAGTGCGTCACGACCGCGCCGGAACTACCGGGGAGGCGGAAGCGGAAGCGGCGGCAGCCGTGGCCGTGTCCTTCTGTGCCGTGACGCCGGGGCGGCACCATGGCGGACGCGGCTTCACAGGTGCTGCTGGGCTCGGGGCTCACCGTGCTCTCGCAGCCGCTCATGTACGTGAAGGTGCTGGTGCAGGTAAGGGCGGGAATGGCAGGGTTGAGAGGGGGTACCGAGCTCGGTATCGGCCGCGCGGGGAGTACAGCCTGCCCGTCCCCGCTGCAGGTGGGCTACGAGCCGCTGCCGCCCACCCTGGGGAGGAACATCTTCGGCCGCCAGGTATACCAGCTGCCTGGCCTCTTCTCTTACGGTGAGTCCGCCCCGGTGGGGCCGCCCCGGCGCCGTCCCAGTGCCGCCGTGGGGTCCCCCCGGGGCTGAcggtccccgctgtccccagccaAACACATCGTAAAGGTGGACGGGAGAGCGGGACTCTTCAAAGGCCTCACCCCCCGCCTCTGCTCCAGCGCCATCGGCACCATGGTGCACAGCAAAGTGCTGCAGGTACCGGCACGGGCGgggcgccgggcccggggcgCTGCGGGAACTGGGGGTACTGCCTCCgggacagggggacaccggGGCCCCCTGGCTCCCAGCGCAGTGCTGGCCCTGTGATGACCCTGCCCTTTGCTCCACAGAGCTACCAGGAGGCCGAGCAGGCTGAGGTGCGTACAGAGGTGCTTCCCACGAgaaatcccttcccttcccttcccttcccttcccttcccttcccttcccttcccttcccgtctgtctcttcctttctccctctttccatttctctgttctactcctcccttctcctttcaCTTCTTTCCCtcattcctttctcctttttctctgtctctccttcttttcttcctcttctctctctccttccctcttttcttcattttgttctctcaatttttccttctccattccTTCCCgccttctttttccctttgtttctcTCTGTCCTTTCCTCACCTCCTTCCCGCCTCCCCacacccagccccagccctgcatcTGGAGTGCTCCAGGGGGCCAGGAGCTTCcacccctgtcctggggacaacGTCCCCTCTCTGGGTAGATGTTCCCACCTGACTActccttctcctccagcctggAGCCAGCAAGAAGGAGCCAGTGTCCTCACTGGAGCAGGTGCTCAAggaggtgaggagcaggaggaggaggaggaaggcagtgGGATgtcacatccctgtcccctcctggtGATGCTCCCTTTGTTCCCAGACCTCCCGGGAGATGGTCGCTCGCTCTGCTGCCACCCTCATCACCCATCCCTTCCACGGTAGGTGTCCTCCCATCCCAGAGGATTGGGGGCACAGTGCCAGGTGCCTCCTGTCAGTCTCATATCACTCCTATGTCATTCCCATGTCCCCACAGTGATCACCCTGCGCTGCATGGTGCAGTTCATCGGCCGTGAGACGAAGTATAGGTATGGCCTGGGGGCTCTGGGTGCTTTGGGAGGCTTGGGATCCTGGGTTCTCCCTGACATTATCCCTCCTCTTTCTCCCTATCCCAGTGGGACACTAAGCGCCTTTGCCACAATCTACCGGGAAGAGGGAATCCTGGGATTCTTTGCGTGAGTGCCGGGAAGGCAGGGAGGGGCATGGTGGGGGTGACATCAGTGGAAAGGTCCCAAAGCCTTCTTGGGAGTATCTAGAatctctccagcagcactggatcACTCAcctgagcatccctgctcccagggatggctGTTACCCCATCacctggctgctgtgggaacAGCCACCCCCTGTCCCAAACCAGCTGTTTCCAGCTCTCTGCACAGTCACATCTCAATCCTCAGCCGACATTCCCACTGTTCTTCCCTTGCAGCGGCCTCATCCCGCGGCTCCTTGGGGACATCCTCTCCCTGTGGCTGTGCAACATGCTGGCCTACCTCATCAACACATACGCGCTGGAGAACGGGGTAGGCTCCGCTCCGGAATCTGGGAGCTGATGGGGGCAGCTCCAGTGGTATTCTGGGAGCCATGACCCCGTTTTGGGGGGATTCAGGTGCTGTTGCTCCTCTCTTAGGTCTCCACCATGACTGAGATGAAGAGCTACTCCCAGGCAGTCACTGGGGTGAGTacagccacaggcaggaagTAGATCCTTTTCCTAGGGAGTTGTGTGTTCCCAGAATCCTGCGGCTGCCAGGGtggggatggagccaggctgggatcagCCAGATCAGCCCACAGGCCAAGGGATGCTCCATGGAGGACATGTGTGACCCTGTGGAGGTGGCAGGAGTGGGCTCCCTCCCTGGGGTGAAACTCCCAGGGGTTCCCCCAtgtggagggaagagggaacatCCCACCAATCCCTGCTATTCCTGCAGTTCTTTGCCAGCATGCTGACCTACCCCTTCGTCCTGGTCTCCAACCTGATGGCTGTGAACAACTGCGGGTGAGTCCCTAATCCCACTGAcacctgtgtccctctgtcctggaTCAGCTCCTGGAACCactttcccaaaattcccaggtGGAAAGGTTTTTCCAGTGCTCCACAAAGTTGATCCCTCCTTGCTTCAAGTGGGAAAGTGTTGTTTCGGGGTTCAACCCAGTGTGGAGCCACAAGGGAATGGATGATTCCCGGGTGGCTGTAATTCCCTATGGGAATAATTCCTGGTGGgtcttccctcccttccccaggtTGGCTGGGGGTCTCCTTCCCTATGCACCCACCTACTCCTCCTGGCTGGATTGCTGGAGccagctgcacagggaggtACGTGCTGaagctgggatgtgctggcatGCACCAGGACATTGAGAGGAGCTGGTTGGGAGCTCCATGGGGCTTAGACAGCCCACCCTGGACCTTGTGTGGCCCCTCCATGGTCGTTTTCCCTTTCCAGGGCAACATGAGCCGAGGGAACAGCCTGTTCTTCCGCAAGGTTCCAGCAGGGAAGCGATATGTGTGGGAGGAGCGGAGGTTCCGCTGATTCCAGAGATGGGAGTGGGATTGTGGAGCCAATGCCGGGCTCTGGAAGCAAAGAATCATGAAGAGTGATGATTTCtatacagttttttaaaaatcatttcctgctgagagctggaggTGTGGGTGTGAATCTCTGTTCATGGGGATTTCCTGGGAAGAGGGGCTGGCCAGTCACCAgcattccctgatttttccaggAGCCTTTTCCCAACCTCGCACACTGTTGAGGCTCTTTCCACAGGGTCGATTCCCTGATAACCTCAGGCACCTGGTGACACAGAGGGCCAGTGGCATGGGGAGGGACTGTCAGAAGTGGGGACAATATATGCCTGGAAGGGGTTGTTGGACACGTGGAAGGGTCCTTGCAAGGCCCATGGAGGGGGCAGAGATGAGAGTTGTACACCTGGCCAGAGGTTTGCACACCCAGGGAGCTGTGTAGAGATGGGAGATGGGGTCACATACCTGCTAGAGGGATGCTCTCTGGGGGCATTACTGCACACCTGGCAGGGACT
This genomic stretch from Cinclus cinclus chromosome 6, bCinCin1.1, whole genome shotgun sequence harbors:
- the MTCH2 gene encoding mitochondrial carrier homolog 2 isoform X1 translates to MADAASQVLLGSGLTVLSQPLMYVKVLVQVGYEPLPPTLGRNIFGRQVYQLPGLFSYAKHIVKVDGRAGLFKGLTPRLCSSAIGTMVHSKVLQSYQEAEQAEPGASKKEPVSSLEQVLKETSREMVARSAATLITHPFHVITLRCMVQFIGRETKYSGTLSAFATIYREEGILGFFAGLIPRLLGDILSLWLCNMLAYLINTYALENGVSTMTEMKSYSQAVTGFFASMLTYPFVLVSNLMAVNNCGLAGGLLPYAPTYSSWLDCWSQLHREGNMSRGNSLFFRKVPAGKRYVWEERRFR
- the MTCH2 gene encoding mitochondrial carrier homolog 2 isoform X2; this translates as MADAASQVLLGSGLTVLSQPLMYVKVLVQVGYEPLPPTLGRNIFGRQVYQLPGLFSYAKHIVKVDGRAGLFKGLTPRLCSSAIGTMVHSKVLQPGASKKEPVSSLEQVLKETSREMVARSAATLITHPFHVITLRCMVQFIGRETKYSGTLSAFATIYREEGILGFFAGLIPRLLGDILSLWLCNMLAYLINTYALENGVSTMTEMKSYSQAVTGFFASMLTYPFVLVSNLMAVNNCGLAGGLLPYAPTYSSWLDCWSQLHREGNMSRGNSLFFRKVPAGKRYVWEERRFR
- the AGBL2 gene encoding cytosolic carboxypeptidase 2, which codes for MGNTGPGWQRGPGHKPNQWVPPNPEPFCPPMGPEQPMYTLGEDQGTIVYHSSPVLQGSSFTRARVGGAPGPLSSPAAPLEGPQDTTLLFESRFESGNLQKAIKVGPYEYVLMLRPDLYTAKHTQWFYFRVQNTRQDPLYRFTIANMAKPKSLYGQGLQPLLYSQQDAQSRGIGWRRVGTDIHYCRGSAGEPPLFRLSWTVRFPHDGDTCFFAACYPYTYSDLQRYLCALAADPARSRYCTVQKLCRSLAGNSVYLLTITSPGGTAGKRAVVVSARVHPGESGASWAMRGFLDFLLSAHADAQLLRRLFVFKVVPMLNPDGVVVGNSRCSLAGRDPNRAYGMALPGSFPGVWHLRAMVKRVLAEQEVVLYCDFHGHSRKNNVFMYGCDASGDGTGTRLHQRVFPLMLSKNAPDKFSFSSCKFQVQKSKERTGRVSMWRLGVSHSYTLEVAFSGSTLGGRRSHFSMEDLESLGRLLCDTLLDFCDPAPRKLQQCLVEADVLLQQQMGLEPGSGGSWSNVSPSELESSTSGSDSSMSDGIPNDFHSPDRLMESHRRKRLQRRRARNGLRRTNRSHTSIPAGTCRHPILPGVQNGGGSAGEKPRASSNITFPRAAGAGNGRCATMGRHQLDSGTSAVTHRKPQLSPCHHGATSGYSWDPAMGAILGPSWQRGRRRPRDRTHPLTVPAVVSRCCACARQ